A single window of Caldimicrobium thiodismutans DNA harbors:
- a CDS encoding ATP-binding protein, protein MSNQRINIEQLISTSEKIGTIGSPSSTSELSLDILGTAVGKKLVGELAFFRFFQDGKPHYALGQITEVQLRNIWLEDPTMRSLARQRGQVNPVSGQQDTHLGNMTVSAVFSDNGNRFEPSILGTVPATGTFIYLATDDILDRLLEQYRKEIFYLGHVYGSKPKLPLWFKHFGTGAHGAGEAYHIGIFGKTGSGKSVLAKMILLAYARYSDMAIFIIDPQGEFSKDARGEMRTEGFSLNLSKALSHLNKNVIIKSVKNLVLDRWLLFSEILYESLFFERLSIPEGENRRIASEVLAEKLQEKRVRLEDLHKPESFNYAWETLGDSNVQMLFYRSQESRNRFNTVYKKANRDEFYKNFWLPVTELFKKDRPNAVSVDELIKETFKMQEVNLFGIQRPVVIVDLSKEMATGLFWSDTIQALVIKRLLDGLTYLAERAYQENRFLNTLVILDEAHRLAPREKIENEKQDSVRLSLLDAVRTTRKYRLGWMFISQTLSSLHKEIISQLRIFFFGFGLSLGSEFMSLKEIVGGDPNALKLYQSFRDPHCAFDLASRQYSFMTIGPVSPLSFAGTPLFFTAFNTPEEFLKANNLRYE, encoded by the coding sequence ATGAGTAATCAAAGAATAAATATAGAACAATTAATCAGCACCTCTGAGAAAATTGGAACAATAGGTTCTCCCTCTTCTACCAGTGAACTTTCCTTAGATATTCTTGGCACTGCTGTTGGGAAAAAATTAGTAGGTGAGCTTGCATTTTTTAGATTTTTTCAAGATGGGAAGCCACATTATGCATTGGGACAAATTACAGAAGTTCAACTACGGAATATCTGGCTTGAAGATCCTACAATGAGATCTCTTGCAAGACAGAGGGGTCAGGTCAATCCTGTTAGTGGACAACAAGATACCCACCTTGGAAATATGACAGTAAGTGCGGTATTCAGTGACAATGGAAATAGATTTGAACCGAGTATTTTAGGAACTGTTCCAGCTACAGGGACTTTTATCTATTTAGCAACTGACGATATTTTAGATAGGTTGTTAGAACAATATAGAAAAGAGATATTTTATTTGGGTCATGTTTATGGTTCAAAACCAAAGCTTCCACTCTGGTTCAAGCATTTTGGGACAGGAGCACACGGAGCTGGCGAGGCTTATCACATAGGGATTTTTGGTAAAACTGGTTCTGGTAAGTCTGTTTTGGCTAAGATGATTCTCCTTGCTTACGCAAGATATTCTGATATGGCTATATTTATTATAGACCCACAGGGTGAATTTTCAAAAGACGCCCGAGGAGAAATGAGAACAGAAGGATTCTCCTTAAATTTATCCAAGGCTCTTTCACATTTGAATAAGAATGTAATTATTAAAAGTGTCAAAAATTTAGTTTTGGATAGATGGCTGCTTTTTAGTGAAATTCTTTATGAATCACTATTCTTTGAACGTCTATCAATTCCAGAGGGAGAAAATCGAAGAATAGCCTCCGAAGTTTTAGCAGAAAAATTACAGGAGAAAAGAGTTAGATTAGAGGATTTACATAAACCTGAATCTTTTAACTATGCCTGGGAAACTCTCGGTGATAGCAATGTTCAAATGCTATTCTACAGGAGCCAGGAATCTCGCAATAGATTCAACACAGTTTATAAAAAAGCAAATAGAGATGAATTTTATAAAAATTTCTGGTTACCAGTAACTGAATTATTCAAAAAGGACCGTCCTAATGCTGTTAGTGTAGATGAGTTAATAAAAGAAACTTTCAAGATGCAAGAAGTAAATCTTTTTGGTATTCAAAGACCAGTAGTAATTGTAGATTTGTCAAAAGAGATGGCTACCGGCCTTTTTTGGAGTGATACGATCCAGGCATTGGTGATAAAGAGATTATTAGATGGGTTAACATATTTAGCCGAAAGGGCTTACCAAGAAAATAGATTTTTAAATACACTTGTGATATTAGATGAGGCCCATAGATTAGCCCCAAGGGAAAAAATTGAAAATGAAAAACAAGATTCAGTAAGACTTTCACTTCTTGACGCAGTAAGAACTACAAGAAAATATAGACTTGGATGGATGTTTATAAGTCAGACTTTATCAAGTTTACATAAAGAGATTATTAGTCAATTAAGAATCTTCTTTTTTGGTTTTGGTCTGTCTCTGGGTTCTGAATTTATGTCCTTAAAGGAAATTGTTGGTGGTGACCCTAATGCCCTTAAACTCTATCAATCCTTTCGTGACCCGCACTGTGCCTTTGACTTAGCCTCAAGACAATATTCTTTTATGACTATTGGTCCTGTCTCACCTCTCTCTTTCGCAGGAACACCTTTATTTTTCACAGCTTTTAACACACCAGAGGAATTTCTAAAGGCAAATAACTTAAGATATGAATGA
- the scpB gene encoding SMC-Scp complex subunit ScpB has protein sequence MSSLTFPQEQRSLYKKIIEALLFCAGKPLKIRDIQGVLENISPSEIENILEELKLDYSNRGLRIVEVANGYRVESAPEVSEYLKKYFQPQGMKWTRALLETLAIIAYFQPISRAEISAKRGGVEVGPFLKSLLERGFIKIVGRKAVPGRPALYGTTSFFLEYFGLKSLEDLPPLGEMEKLLQKEEAE, from the coding sequence GTGAGTTCTTTGACTTTTCCTCAAGAGCAAAGAAGTTTATACAAAAAAATCATTGAGGCCTTGCTTTTTTGTGCAGGGAAACCTCTTAAGATTAGAGATATTCAAGGAGTTCTTGAAAATATCTCCCCATCTGAGATTGAGAATATTCTTGAAGAATTAAAACTTGATTATAGTAATAGAGGCTTAAGAATTGTAGAGGTAGCCAATGGCTACAGGGTTGAATCTGCTCCTGAGGTTTCTGAATATTTAAAGAAATATTTTCAGCCTCAAGGTATGAAATGGACACGGGCCCTTCTTGAAACCTTAGCTATTATTGCCTATTTTCAGCCTATTTCAAGGGCAGAAATCTCAGCCAAAAGAGGTGGGGTAGAGGTGGGGCCCTTTTTAAAAAGTCTTCTTGAAAGAGGCTTTATTAAAATAGTTGGAAGAAAAGCTGTTCCTGGAAGGCCTGCTCTTTATGGCACAACTTCTTTTTTTCTTGAATATTTTGGGTTAAAATCTCTGGAAGATTTACCACCCCTCGGGGAAATGGAAAAACTTCTTCAAAAGGAGGAGGCAGAATGA
- the thrS gene encoding threonine--tRNA ligase, which yields MKILIKNLGEFQLPPNQPLKVLLSEIKKLKKSQELPLAFKLNSEIYDWHTPLPDSAQELQLDPLYQDSPEALEVLRHTASHILAQAVKELFPGAKLGIGPAIEDGFYYDIAFERPFTEEDLKKLEKKIKELIKKNLPLERKELSKEEAIKLFSQIHEDFKLELITELPDERVSIYTQGDFIDLCRGPHLLSTGQVKAIKLLSIAGAYWRGDEKNPMLWRIYGTAFFTEEALKDYLNWLEEVKKRDHRRLGKELELFTIEEDIGPGLVIWLPKGALVRKIIEDFWKEEHLKRDYQLVYTPHLALRDLWKTSGHLDFYVENMFPPMELENRTYQVKPMNCPFHIYIYNQKRRSYRDFPLRLCELGTVYRFERSGVLHGLLRVRGFTQDDAHIFCREDQLEEELIKVLDLVIYFLKLFGFNEYQIYLSTRPEKFVGEPAIWNKAEEALKMALEHKGLAYEIDPGEGVFYGPKIDLKIKDVLGRFWQCSTIQVDFNLPERFDLVYVGEDNQFHRPIMIHRALLGSLERFFGVLIEHHAGAFPFWLAPVQIKVLTLTDRNIPYAEKVTQELKKTGFRVERDFRSEKINYKIRAAQLEKVPYMIILGDKEEEVQCLSIRKRSGEVMQGVSLADFLQSLKAESQPLSS from the coding sequence TTGAAAATTCTTATCAAAAATCTGGGAGAATTCCAACTTCCACCTAATCAGCCTCTCAAGGTTCTTCTTTCTGAAATTAAAAAATTAAAAAAGTCTCAAGAGCTACCCCTGGCTTTTAAACTCAATAGCGAGATTTATGACTGGCATACACCTTTGCCTGATAGCGCTCAAGAGCTACAACTTGATCCTCTTTATCAGGACTCCCCTGAGGCCTTAGAGGTCTTAAGGCATACCGCATCTCATATTCTGGCTCAGGCAGTTAAAGAGTTGTTTCCAGGAGCAAAACTTGGCATTGGTCCAGCTATAGAAGATGGTTTCTATTATGATATTGCCTTTGAGAGACCTTTTACAGAGGAGGATTTAAAAAAGCTTGAGAAAAAAATTAAGGAACTAATTAAAAAAAATCTGCCTTTAGAGAGAAAAGAGCTCTCCAAAGAGGAGGCTATAAAGCTCTTTTCCCAGATACATGAAGACTTTAAGCTTGAATTAATTACAGAACTTCCCGATGAAAGAGTTAGCATTTATACTCAAGGGGATTTTATTGACCTTTGCAGAGGCCCGCATCTTCTTTCAACAGGACAGGTAAAGGCTATAAAACTTCTCTCAATTGCAGGAGCTTACTGGAGGGGAGATGAGAAAAATCCCATGCTCTGGAGAATCTATGGCACGGCCTTTTTTACTGAAGAGGCTCTTAAAGATTATCTCAATTGGTTAGAAGAGGTCAAAAAAAGGGATCATCGCAGACTTGGAAAGGAACTTGAACTTTTTACCATTGAGGAAGACATCGGGCCCGGCCTTGTTATCTGGCTTCCTAAAGGGGCTCTTGTGAGGAAAATAATTGAAGATTTCTGGAAAGAGGAACACTTGAAAAGGGATTATCAGCTGGTTTATACCCCCCATCTTGCCTTACGAGACCTCTGGAAGACCTCAGGTCACCTGGATTTTTATGTGGAAAATATGTTTCCACCTATGGAACTGGAAAATCGCACTTATCAAGTAAAACCCATGAATTGTCCCTTTCACATTTATATTTACAATCAAAAAAGAAGAAGCTATAGAGACTTTCCCTTAAGACTATGTGAACTGGGAACAGTTTATCGTTTTGAAAGAAGTGGAGTTTTGCACGGGCTCCTAAGGGTTAGAGGTTTTACTCAGGATGATGCTCACATTTTCTGTAGAGAAGACCAGTTGGAAGAAGAATTAATAAAGGTTTTAGATTTGGTGATTTATTTTCTTAAACTTTTTGGGTTTAATGAGTATCAGATTTATCTCTCAACCAGGCCAGAGAAATTTGTTGGAGAACCTGCGATTTGGAATAAAGCTGAAGAGGCCCTTAAGATGGCCTTAGAGCATAAAGGCCTGGCCTATGAAATAGACCCTGGAGAGGGAGTTTTTTATGGTCCAAAGATTGATCTTAAAATAAAAGATGTCCTTGGGCGTTTCTGGCAATGTTCAACTATTCAGGTGGATTTTAATCTTCCTGAAAGATTTGACCTGGTTTATGTTGGAGAGGACAATCAATTTCATCGGCCCATCATGATTCATAGAGCCCTTCTTGGTTCCTTAGAGCGGTTTTTTGGCGTTCTAATTGAACATCATGCTGGGGCCTTTCCTTTCTGGCTTGCTCCTGTGCAAATCAAAGTCTTAACCCTGACAGATAGAAATATCCCCTATGCAGAAAAGGTAACTCAAGAACTTAAAAAAACAGGTTTCAGAGTGGAAAGAGATTTCAGGAGCGAAAAGATCAATTACAAAATTAGAGCTGCTCAGCTTGAAAAGGTGCCTTACATGATCATCCTTGGCGATAAAGAAGAGGAAGTTCAGTGCCTTAGCATAAGGAAAAGATCAGGTGAAGTTATGCAGGGTGTAAGTCTGGCTGATTTTCTGCAAAGTCTCAAAGCTGAAAGTCAACCCCTATCCTCTTGA
- a CDS encoding Druantia anti-phage system protein DruA has product MDSQELKNKIIQALEEQGFKINPHLRLSEVNKVIYRQVQQKAKFEQILKHKKFLINSIKKVTNYCRNGSEIIPGEISLELREVKSGSIEEILFKWWNLIWWSIPFQRSYGRQMRFLMWDTTHDMPFGLICLQSPVLKMSVRDNYLGISKDELDIWVNKSLNAQRVGALPPYNELLGGKMVALALTCNEIREAYKKKYENSITILKGRKLEPELLFITTTSAFGKSSLYNRLKYNDEIVAKSLGYTRGSGTFHIPEKLYQELVKFLSLKGINTTRGFGNGPSKKLKLISLALKYLGLSKFEYHGIKREFYLFPLVKNLKEVISKKEEPIWYDRPFEKLVDFWKERWALPRAKRVQKWKNFDKNKFFYEVERLLMEL; this is encoded by the coding sequence ATGGATTCACAAGAACTAAAAAATAAAATTATTCAGGCTTTAGAGGAGCAGGGATTTAAAATAAATCCTCATTTAAGACTATCAGAAGTTAACAAAGTTATTTATCGTCAGGTTCAACAAAAAGCAAAGTTTGAGCAAATATTGAAACATAAAAAATTTTTAATAAATTCTATAAAAAAAGTGACAAATTATTGTAGAAATGGGTCTGAAATTATTCCCGGGGAAATTTCTTTAGAATTAAGAGAAGTTAAATCAGGTTCTATTGAAGAAATTTTATTTAAGTGGTGGAATTTAATCTGGTGGAGTATTCCATTTCAACGATCATATGGTCGTCAAATGAGATTTTTGATGTGGGATACAACACATGATATGCCATTTGGTTTAATATGTTTGCAAAGTCCTGTTCTAAAAATGTCTGTTCGTGATAATTATCTCGGCATATCTAAGGATGAATTAGATATATGGGTAAACAAGTCATTGAATGCCCAACGAGTTGGAGCTTTACCTCCATATAATGAACTATTAGGTGGAAAAATGGTTGCTCTTGCTCTGACATGTAATGAAATCAGAGAGGCTTATAAAAAAAAATATGAAAATAGTATTACAATTCTTAAAGGAAGAAAATTAGAACCAGAACTTTTATTTATTACTACCACAAGTGCCTTTGGAAAAAGTAGTTTATATAATCGATTAAAATATAATGATGAAATAGTAGCAAAAAGTTTGGGGTATACACGAGGTTCTGGAACATTCCATATTCCAGAAAAGTTATATCAAGAACTTGTAAAATTTTTATCTCTAAAGGGTATCAATACTACAAGAGGATTTGGGAATGGGCCATCAAAAAAACTTAAACTAATAAGTCTTGCTTTAAAATATCTTGGATTATCTAAATTTGAATATCATGGAATTAAAAGAGAATTCTATTTATTTCCGCTTGTGAAAAATTTAAAAGAAGTTATTAGTAAAAAAGAAGAACCTATCTGGTATGACAGACCATTTGAGAAACTGGTTGATTTTTGGAAGGAAAGATGGGCATTACCAAGAGCTAAAAGAGTCCAGAAGTGGAAAAATTTTGATAAAAATAAATTCTTTTATGAAGTTGAGAGACTTTTAATGGAGTTATAA
- the hisH gene encoding imidazole glycerol phosphate synthase subunit HisH, with protein MIGIVDYQAGNLTSVARALDYLKIPWVISSDPEKLKSCEKIIFPGVGAACSAMESLIKFGLDDFLKEAFYKGVPIMGICLGTQIIMEESEEDGGTKTLGLISGRVLRFPYPLIEDGKHLKVPHMGWNSVSWLKEHPLLKEVEPDYEYYFVHSYYPQPENSDIVLGVTSHGITFPSGLAYKNLVAFQFHPEKSGRPGLKLIKNFYEWKV; from the coding sequence ATGATAGGTATCGTTGATTATCAGGCAGGTAATTTAACCAGTGTAGCAAGAGCCCTTGATTATCTTAAAATTCCGTGGGTTATAAGTTCTGATCCAGAAAAACTCAAATCCTGTGAAAAAATTATTTTCCCTGGAGTAGGGGCTGCCTGTTCTGCAATGGAGAGTCTTATTAAATTTGGACTTGACGACTTTTTAAAAGAGGCCTTCTATAAGGGAGTCCCGATAATGGGAATTTGTCTTGGCACACAGATCATTATGGAGGAAAGTGAAGAAGATGGTGGGACAAAAACCCTTGGACTCATCTCTGGTAGAGTGCTCAGGTTTCCCTATCCCCTTATTGAGGATGGTAAGCATTTGAAGGTGCCTCATATGGGATGGAACAGTGTTTCCTGGCTAAAGGAACACCCGCTTTTAAAAGAAGTTGAGCCTGATTATGAATATTACTTTGTCCACAGTTATTATCCTCAGCCTGAAAATTCAGATATTGTTCTTGGTGTCACATCTCATGGAATAACCTTTCCCTCTGGTCTGGCTTACAAAAATTTGGTTGCCTTTCAATTTCATCCCGAAAAAAGCGGAAGACCCGGGCTAAAACTGATAAAAAATTTCTATGAATGGAAGGTTTAG
- the infC gene encoding translation initiation factor IF-3, with amino-acid sequence MQKDLKHKYRVNEKIRAQEVRLIGPEGKQIGIVPLREALRMAEEYGLDLVEIAPSATPPVCKIMDFGEFLYHEAKKAKEAKKKQAVVEVKEIKLSPKTDKHDLEVKIKHILRFLEDKNKVKVRVVFKGRELSHPEMADRVFAAIFQAVEGVAQVESPPKLEGRQMIAVLAPIKK; translated from the coding sequence ATGCAAAAGGATTTAAAGCACAAGTATAGGGTTAATGAAAAAATTAGGGCTCAGGAGGTTCGCTTGATAGGTCCAGAGGGAAAACAAATAGGGATAGTCCCCCTCAGGGAGGCCTTACGCATGGCAGAGGAATATGGCTTAGATCTGGTTGAAATTGCACCCTCTGCTACTCCACCTGTCTGTAAAATCATGGATTTTGGTGAATTTTTATACCATGAGGCAAAAAAAGCCAAAGAGGCTAAAAAGAAACAGGCAGTTGTGGAGGTAAAGGAGATAAAATTAAGCCCTAAGACAGATAAACACGATTTAGAGGTAAAAATTAAACACATTTTAAGATTTCTTGAGGATAAAAATAAGGTTAAAGTAAGGGTTGTCTTTAAAGGAAGGGAGCTTTCTCACCCTGAAATGGCAGATAGAGTCTTTGCCGCTATTTTTCAGGCTGTTGAAGGAGTAGCTCAGGTAGAGTCTCCACCCAAGCTCGAAGGAAGACAGATGATTGCTGTATTAGCGCCTATTAAAAAATAG
- a CDS encoding DNA double-strand break repair nuclease NurA, producing MEKVDQISLAELPEALVEEMLLKSEAIGNVLYNSLREIQEKKTEIRKQLQEGNILKRDSEVGYPGIPTTCGVDGSYAVDRLLSTDLAACAAVAIEGLTPPSEKRFWEKPHHRVFIHPEKHDPDTATVLRGLMMEMELELAVKAPHDIVFLDGSLTTPLIYMNQAINKVLEWENEGVITEIGKELKNRFRQFLTDYKTILESARTDKLWVSLPKYTTKRELGKMFNWPANYDDRAILTYILSPGEFTSPIPLEKPLQPWHLKIPFNDKELEKLRDEIISAMNNIYVMYYRSHNWKPVFRIEMASFIANDISRIAILLQGLKYQTGTPGIIEPYPLYIADRMVKHLSKAVSASRQTTTRRMMELHNGDIGEILFGMHNYRTESGR from the coding sequence ATGGAGAAAGTGGATCAAATTTCCTTAGCTGAATTACCTGAGGCTCTTGTTGAAGAGATGCTCTTAAAAAGTGAAGCTATTGGAAATGTGCTTTACAATTCTTTGAGGGAAATCCAGGAGAAAAAAACTGAAATACGGAAACAATTGCAAGAAGGGAATATCTTGAAACGGGATTCAGAAGTTGGTTATCCGGGGATACCTACAACTTGTGGTGTAGATGGTTCTTATGCAGTGGATAGACTTCTATCAACTGATCTTGCTGCTTGTGCGGCAGTTGCAATTGAAGGATTAACACCACCTTCTGAAAAAAGATTCTGGGAAAAACCTCACCACAGAGTCTTTATTCATCCAGAGAAGCACGATCCAGACACAGCCACAGTGCTCAGAGGATTAATGATGGAAATGGAACTTGAGCTTGCAGTAAAAGCTCCTCATGATATAGTTTTTTTAGACGGTTCTCTTACAACACCTTTGATATATATGAATCAGGCAATAAATAAAGTATTAGAATGGGAAAATGAAGGAGTTATTACAGAAATAGGTAAAGAGTTAAAGAATAGATTTCGGCAGTTTCTTACTGATTATAAAACCATTTTAGAATCCGCAAGAACCGACAAATTATGGGTAAGTTTACCTAAATATACTACAAAAAGAGAATTAGGTAAAATGTTTAATTGGCCGGCTAATTATGATGACCGAGCTATCTTGACATACATTTTATCTCCCGGTGAATTTACTTCTCCAATTCCTTTAGAAAAACCTTTACAACCATGGCATTTAAAAATTCCTTTTAATGACAAAGAGCTTGAAAAATTAAGAGACGAAATTATTTCAGCAATGAATAATATTTATGTTATGTATTACAGATCTCATAATTGGAAACCAGTTTTCAGGATTGAGATGGCATCTTTTATTGCCAATGATATTTCTCGTATAGCGATCTTGCTTCAGGGCCTCAAGTATCAAACTGGAACACCCGGAATAATAGAACCCTATCCTCTTTATATAGCAGACAGAATGGTAAAACATCTTAGTAAGGCTGTATCTGCTTCAAGACAGACAACTACCAGAAGAATGATGGAATTACACAATGGGGATATTGGAGAGATTTTATTTGGCATGCACAATTATAGAACCGAAAGCGGGAGATGA
- a CDS encoding radical SAM protein, whose product MAILFGPVKSRRLGLSLGVELVPKKICSMDCLYCEVGKTDTLTLIRAEYIPWDEIERALYLAKEREGEYDVLTFTGSGEPTLNIHFERAIYFAKSLIKKPIAVLTNSSTIHLESVRKALAEVDLVLASLDCALDKSFKLLNRPVKELKLSTIIEGLKGLREIMKGELWLEVLFVKGINDQPEDLRALKEAISKIKPHKVQLNTVVRPPAYRIAQPLTFEELERIMVFLGEGAEIITPKEKILKPLGIKEDLNEKILDYLARRPAPLTELTAIFGENKEFSRILEELVSAGKLKRVLHQKEIFYST is encoded by the coding sequence ATGGCTATTCTTTTTGGCCCTGTTAAATCAAGGCGCCTTGGTTTATCCCTCGGAGTTGAGCTTGTTCCCAAAAAAATCTGCTCCATGGATTGTCTTTATTGTGAAGTGGGAAAAACAGATACACTTACTTTAATCAGGGCAGAATATATTCCCTGGGATGAGATTGAAAGGGCCCTTTATCTTGCTAAAGAAAGGGAAGGGGAATATGATGTTTTAACTTTTACAGGAAGCGGGGAGCCAACTCTCAATATTCATTTTGAAAGGGCCATTTATTTTGCTAAAAGTCTAATTAAAAAACCCATAGCTGTTTTAACCAACAGTAGCACCATTCACCTGGAGAGTGTCAGAAAAGCCCTGGCTGAGGTAGATTTAGTGCTTGCCTCTCTGGATTGTGCATTAGATAAGTCCTTCAAACTTTTAAATAGACCAGTTAAAGAATTAAAGCTCTCTACAATTATAGAGGGTTTAAAGGGCCTTCGCGAAATAATGAAGGGCGAGCTTTGGCTTGAGGTCTTATTTGTAAAGGGAATTAATGATCAACCTGAAGATCTAAGGGCTTTAAAGGAGGCTATTTCCAAAATTAAACCCCATAAAGTCCAATTAAATACAGTTGTCAGGCCTCCTGCCTATAGGATAGCTCAACCTCTTACTTTTGAAGAACTTGAAAGAATTATGGTCTTCCTTGGAGAAGGTGCTGAGATTATTACTCCCAAAGAGAAGATATTAAAACCTCTGGGTATTAAGGAAGATTTAAATGAGAAAATCCTTGATTACTTAGCAAGAAGGCCAGCTCCTCTCACGGAGCTTACAGCCATTTTTGGTGAAAATAAAGAATTTTCAAGAATCTTGGAAGAGTTAGTTTCTGCAGGAAAACTTAAAAGGGTCCTCCATCAAAAAGAGATATTTTATTCTACTTAA